Proteins from a single region of Sediminitomix flava:
- the rsfS gene encoding ribosome silencing factor, which produces MERKNTELDSKELAELAVKGMQEKKAKDIVLLDLRKTGNAVADFFVIATGNTDTQVDAIQNSVEEIIKIAKNELPHHREGYTQKQWIILDYINVVVHIFEKSRREYFGLEDLWGDAKVTRFENLD; this is translated from the coding sequence ATGGAAAGAAAAAATACTGAATTAGACTCGAAAGAGCTTGCCGAACTTGCGGTGAAAGGGATGCAGGAGAAAAAGGCCAAGGATATTGTTTTACTTGACTTGAGAAAGACAGGAAATGCAGTCGCAGACTTTTTTGTGATTGCTACGGGTAATACCGATACGCAAGTGGATGCAATTCAGAATAGTGTTGAGGAAATCATAAAAATTGCAAAAAACGAGCTTCCGCATCATAGAGAAGGCTATACGCAAAAACAATGGATTATATTAGATTATATTAACGTTGTAGTTCATATTTTTGAAAAAAGCCGTCGAGAATATTTTGGTTTGGAAGATTTATGGGGTGACGCCAAAGTCACTCGTTTTGAAAACCTAGATTAG
- a CDS encoding biotin--[acetyl-CoA-carboxylase] ligase, whose product MYKNFTNTYFIGKKVTYLPTCHSTNDIASEIIQKGEAIDGQCVITSYQTKGRGQRGNYWESEEDKNIMLSLILRPSFLTAYEQFQLNIAISLGIFDVLYNYTGDGLTLKWPNDIYFKKQKLCGILIENCIKGSKIDTTTIGMGININQCNFNHPEAISVSQITGKLFNLEEVIADLLKGIEKRYFQLLNGKKDLLKQDYLSKLLNYQVFAQYLDMRKDPPEPFEGNILGVNDKGQLAVQRTNEIDYFNFKEVKFVINR is encoded by the coding sequence TTGTATAAAAACTTTACCAACACTTATTTCATTGGCAAAAAAGTAACTTATCTGCCAACTTGTCATTCAACCAATGACATCGCTTCCGAGATCATCCAAAAAGGAGAAGCTATCGATGGTCAATGTGTTATTACCTCATACCAAACGAAAGGTCGTGGTCAACGTGGAAATTATTGGGAGTCGGAAGAAGATAAAAATATTATGCTCTCACTGATTCTCCGTCCGTCATTCTTAACTGCCTACGAACAATTTCAACTTAATATAGCAATCTCTTTGGGCATTTTTGATGTTTTATACAACTATACTGGCGATGGCTTAACTTTAAAATGGCCAAACGATATCTATTTCAAGAAACAAAAGCTTTGTGGTATCTTAATTGAAAACTGTATTAAAGGTTCAAAGATTGACACCACAACTATTGGTATGGGAATAAATATCAACCAGTGTAATTTTAACCATCCAGAAGCCATTTCTGTTTCTCAAATTACAGGGAAACTGTTCAATTTGGAAGAAGTAATTGCAGATTTACTGAAAGGGATTGAAAAAAGATACTTTCAGTTACTCAACGGTAAAAAAGACCTACTCAAACAAGACTATTTGAGTAAACTACTGAATTACCAAGTGTTTGCACAATACCTTGATATGAGAAAAGACCCACCAGAACCTTTTGAAGGAAATATTTTGGGGGTAAATGACAAAGGACAGTTAGCCGTACAAAGAACCAATGAAATCGATTATTTCAACTTCAAAGAAGTGAAATTTGTTATTAACCGCTAA
- the thrC gene encoding threonine synthase: MKLYSTNKQVPEVGLKEALFRGLPADNGLYMPTEIPSLPSSFFENIENLSFKEIAFEVAKTLLQNDIAEDKLKTIIDDAVNFDAPVVKVKDNKHVLELFHGPTLAFKDFGGRFMGRIMQHYLEEGERVHILVATSGDTGSAVAQGFLGMDGIDVTILYPKGKVSFIQEQQLTTNGQNIKALEIDGTFDDCQRMVKEAFLDKELNAHLHLTSANSINICRLIPQSFYYFYAYAQTKALGKPVVFCTPSGNFGNLCGGLIAERMGLPIHQFIASTNANDIVPTYLKTKEFTPRPSVKTLSNAMDVGNPSNFPRLMALHEDSYEKVSSRIKGYAYNDEQTLEKMKEVYQESAYVMCPHTAVGYYGLEDYLKETKEDVTGIVLGTAHPVKFKDIVEDNLSKEIEMPQRLKELIEREKQAISMGTEFSELKEYLLEMAMSQK; encoded by the coding sequence ATGAAATTATACAGTACCAATAAACAGGTTCCAGAAGTAGGTTTAAAAGAAGCACTTTTCCGTGGTCTTCCAGCAGACAATGGTTTGTATATGCCTACAGAAATTCCAAGTCTGCCAAGTTCTTTCTTTGAAAATATTGAAAACTTAAGCTTCAAAGAAATTGCTTTCGAGGTTGCAAAAACATTGCTTCAAAATGATATAGCAGAGGATAAGTTAAAAACCATTATTGATGATGCTGTAAATTTTGATGCACCAGTCGTAAAAGTAAAAGACAACAAACATGTCTTAGAGCTTTTCCATGGGCCAACACTTGCTTTTAAAGATTTTGGTGGGCGTTTCATGGGGCGCATCATGCAACATTATTTGGAAGAAGGTGAGCGAGTACATATTCTAGTGGCAACTTCTGGAGATACAGGTAGTGCCGTAGCTCAAGGTTTCTTAGGGATGGATGGCATTGATGTGACAATCCTTTATCCTAAAGGAAAAGTAAGTTTCATTCAAGAGCAGCAATTGACAACAAACGGTCAGAATATTAAAGCTCTTGAGATTGATGGTACCTTTGATGACTGTCAGCGAATGGTAAAAGAGGCATTCTTGGATAAAGAGTTGAATGCTCATTTACACTTGACTTCAGCCAACTCTATTAATATTTGTAGATTGATTCCTCAATCATTCTACTATTTCTATGCTTATGCACAAACAAAAGCATTGGGTAAGCCTGTCGTATTCTGTACACCAAGTGGAAACTTCGGAAACCTTTGTGGTGGATTGATTGCTGAAAGAATGGGATTACCTATACATCAGTTTATCGCATCTACAAATGCGAATGACATTGTTCCGACTTACTTAAAAACAAAGGAGTTTACTCCTCGTCCTTCCGTGAAGACACTTTCTAATGCAATGGATGTGGGTAACCCTAGTAACTTCCCTCGTTTGATGGCACTTCATGAAGACTCTTACGAAAAAGTATCTTCAAGAATCAAAGGTTATGCTTATAACGATGAGCAAACCTTAGAAAAAATGAAAGAGGTTTACCAAGAATCAGCATATGTAATGTGTCCACATACAGCCGTTGGGTACTACGGATTGGAAGATTACTTGAAAGAAACAAAAGAAGATGTAACAGGAATTGTGTTAGGAACAGCACACCCTGTGAAATTCAAAGATATAGTTGAAGATAACTTGAGCAAAGAAATTGAAATGCCTCAACGTTTGAAAGAATTGATTGAGCGTGAAAAGCAAGCAATTTCTATGGGAACAGAATTCTCTGAATTAAAAGAGTATCTTCTAGAAATGGCAATGAGCCAAAAATAG
- the mazG gene encoding nucleoside triphosphate pyrophosphohydrolase: MADARLEAFERLLDIMDELREKCPWDRKQTMESLRHLTLEESYELSDAILDGDLEEVKKELGDLMLHLVFYSKIGSEKEAFTITDVLNSISDKLVERHPHIYGDVEVQDEEEVKRNWELIKLKEKGNKKKKVLGGVPKSQPALLKAIRIQDKASGVGFDWDKRKDVFDKVVEEIKELEHEIEVTGNTEKTEEEYGDLLFALINYARFIDVNPETALEKTNKKFIRRFNYVEEQLIAQNKSFEDVSLEDMDALWNEAKKLGL; encoded by the coding sequence ATGGCAGATGCAAGATTAGAGGCTTTTGAGCGTCTATTGGATATCATGGATGAGTTGAGGGAGAAATGTCCTTGGGATCGAAAGCAGACAATGGAGTCACTTCGTCACTTGACATTGGAAGAAAGCTATGAACTTTCCGATGCTATACTAGACGGCGATTTGGAGGAGGTGAAAAAAGAACTCGGAGACTTAATGCTTCACCTTGTTTTTTACTCTAAAATAGGTTCTGAAAAAGAGGCTTTTACCATTACAGATGTATTGAATAGTATTTCTGACAAATTGGTAGAACGTCATCCTCACATTTATGGCGACGTAGAAGTTCAAGATGAAGAAGAGGTTAAAAGGAACTGGGAGTTGATAAAGCTCAAAGAGAAAGGAAACAAAAAAAAGAAAGTATTAGGAGGTGTTCCAAAATCTCAGCCAGCTCTTCTGAAAGCCATTAGAATTCAAGATAAAGCCAGCGGAGTGGGTTTTGATTGGGATAAAAGAAAAGATGTTTTCGATAAAGTAGTGGAAGAGATTAAAGAACTCGAACACGAAATAGAAGTAACAGGAAACACCGAGAAAACAGAAGAAGAATATGGCGATCTTCTTTTTGCTCTAATCAATTATGCCCGATTCATAGATGTAAATCCTGAAACAGCTTTAGAGAAAACGAATAAGAAGTTTATCAGACGTTTCAACTATGTGGAGGAACAGCTGATAGCACAAAATAAATCATTTGAAGATGTTTCTTTAGAAGATATGGATGCCTTGTGGAATGAGGCTAAGAAACTAGGTCTATAG
- a CDS encoding SprT family zinc-dependent metalloprotease — MRARISEQLAKYLPASAVELCTDWVINYKIQVKVAAPRSTKRGDYRHPFQNRGHRISVNGDLNPYSFLITFTHEVAHLIVWNNHRNSVLPHGLEWQQTFAELLRLLLKMDIFPSDIKTALLNYIRKPKASTASDAELFKVLEKYEEPDPALEGLELYYVEELNDGTIFRMENGRIFKKIHKLRKYFLCEEIPSKSLFRINPLARVVVCENMNH; from the coding sequence ATGAGAGCGCGAATTTCTGAACAATTAGCTAAATATCTTCCAGCTTCAGCTGTCGAATTATGCACTGATTGGGTGATCAATTATAAAATTCAGGTAAAAGTAGCTGCTCCTCGTAGTACTAAAAGAGGAGATTACCGACACCCATTCCAAAATAGAGGGCATCGTATTTCAGTAAATGGAGATTTAAACCCTTACAGTTTCTTAATCACCTTCACACATGAAGTAGCTCATCTTATTGTTTGGAATAATCATAGAAACAGTGTTCTCCCTCATGGGCTAGAGTGGCAACAGACATTTGCTGAACTGCTCAGACTTCTCTTAAAGATGGATATCTTTCCTTCTGACATAAAAACTGCTCTTCTCAATTACATTAGAAAGCCAAAAGCATCTACTGCTTCCGATGCTGAATTATTCAAAGTTTTAGAAAAATACGAAGAACCAGACCCTGCATTGGAAGGCTTAGAACTTTATTATGTAGAGGAATTGAACGATGGGACTATATTTAGAATGGAAAATGGGCGAATATTTAAAAAAATTCACAAGCTCAGAAAATATTTTTTATGTGAAGAAATCCCTTCAAAAAGCCTATTCAGAATCAATCCATTAGCCCGAGTGGTTGTCTGCGAAAATATGAATCATTAG
- a CDS encoding SIR2 family NAD-dependent protein deacylase yields the protein MKIVVLTGAGISAESGIPTFRASDGLWAGYDINDVATYDAWRKDKELVLQFYNERRQNAKQAAPNKGHLLLAELEKKHEVTVITQNVDDLHERAGSSKVVHLHGSLFEARSTLDERLVYDIEGDILIGDKCEKGSQLRPNIVWFGEAVPMIEKAAEITEEADIFLIVGTSMLVYPAAGLIHSTKQETPIIVVDPNKPDIGGVLGIHFIEEKASTGMLKAIEIIDQLSKN from the coding sequence ATGAAAATTGTAGTCTTAACAGGAGCAGGCATAAGTGCTGAAAGTGGAATCCCTACCTTTAGGGCGTCTGATGGATTGTGGGCAGGATATGACATTAATGATGTGGCAACTTATGACGCTTGGAGAAAGGACAAAGAACTTGTCTTACAATTCTACAATGAGAGAAGGCAAAATGCGAAGCAAGCAGCTCCAAATAAAGGACATTTACTTTTAGCCGAATTAGAGAAAAAACACGAAGTAACTGTCATTACTCAGAATGTAGATGATCTTCATGAACGCGCTGGTTCGTCTAAAGTAGTTCATCTTCATGGCTCTTTATTTGAAGCCAGAAGTACACTCGATGAAAGACTGGTTTATGATATAGAAGGGGATATTCTGATTGGAGATAAATGTGAAAAAGGCTCACAACTACGACCAAACATCGTATGGTTTGGTGAAGCTGTACCAATGATCGAAAAAGCTGCAGAGATTACAGAAGAAGCCGACATATTTCTTATTGTTGGCACATCTATGCTTGTTTATCCTGCCGCAGGTTTGATTCACTCTACCAAACAAGAGACTCCAATCATTGTAGTGGATCCTAACAAACCCGATATAGGCGGTGTGTTAGGGATTCATTTTATAGAAGAAAAAGCGAGTACAGGTATGCTAAAAGCAATTGAAATTATAGATCAACTTTCTAAGAATTAA
- a CDS encoding sodium:solute symporter — protein sequence MELQQISPSLTIGVVVCYFLFLLGISYWTSRSSDEATFFTGNRKSPWYLVAFGMIGASLSGVTFISVPGEVGNSSWHYLQFVMGNVVGYWLIALVLIPIFYRLELVSIYEFLKERFGVSSYKTGSFYFLLSQTIGASFRLFLAASVLQIAISDHFGIPFWMTVLMTLLLIWLYTYKSGIKTIVWTDTLQTFFLLSAVVLTIVFLASKLELSDHLWQSISSREESTIFNWDWRSKNFFWKKFIAGVFIAIAMNGLDQNVMQKNLTCRSMKDAQRNIIWFSLAFFVATILFLSLGVLLYQYGDAFQIQLPTKTDEIYPFLAMNYFGESIAILFLLGITAAAFSSADSALTALTTSFCVDFLNHSYKPSKHEVQVRRMVHVGFSALVFAVIVIFRILQDDSVVTTVFKVAGYTYGPLLGLFAFGLSNKRVIKDKWVPLICILSPLLSWVLNTYSQELFWGYQFGFEILLVNAVFTMIGLWIVSSRKELRS from the coding sequence ATGGAGCTACAACAGATTTCACCAAGCTTAACCATTGGAGTGGTTGTATGTTATTTTTTATTTTTATTGGGGATTTCATACTGGACGAGTAGGTCTTCTGATGAAGCTACATTCTTTACAGGGAATCGAAAATCGCCTTGGTATTTGGTTGCTTTCGGGATGATTGGAGCTTCACTTTCGGGTGTAACCTTTATTTCGGTACCGGGTGAAGTCGGGAATTCGTCATGGCATTATTTACAATTTGTCATGGGTAATGTAGTTGGATATTGGCTTATTGCTTTGGTACTTATACCTATTTTTTACCGATTAGAATTGGTTTCTATTTATGAGTTTCTGAAAGAACGATTTGGCGTGTCTAGCTATAAAACAGGTTCTTTCTATTTTTTACTTTCCCAAACGATCGGAGCTTCTTTCCGACTTTTTCTTGCAGCTAGTGTACTTCAAATTGCCATTTCAGATCATTTTGGCATTCCTTTCTGGATGACCGTCTTAATGACATTGCTTTTGATTTGGTTGTATACTTACAAATCAGGAATAAAAACAATAGTCTGGACAGATACCCTTCAAACATTTTTTCTATTATCGGCAGTTGTATTAACCATTGTATTTTTAGCTTCTAAATTGGAATTGTCTGATCATTTATGGCAAAGCATTTCTTCAAGAGAAGAATCCACGATTTTCAATTGGGATTGGAGATCTAAGAACTTCTTTTGGAAGAAATTTATTGCAGGTGTTTTTATAGCAATTGCAATGAATGGCTTAGATCAGAATGTGATGCAAAAGAACTTGACATGTCGTTCTATGAAAGATGCCCAACGAAATATCATTTGGTTCTCTTTAGCCTTTTTTGTAGCAACTATTTTATTCTTGTCCTTAGGTGTACTCTTGTATCAATATGGTGATGCTTTTCAGATTCAATTGCCTACGAAAACAGACGAAATATACCCGTTTTTAGCCATGAATTACTTTGGAGAAAGTATTGCAATCCTCTTTTTACTTGGGATTACTGCTGCGGCTTTCTCTAGTGCGGATTCTGCATTGACAGCACTGACCACCTCTTTCTGTGTAGATTTCTTAAACCATAGCTATAAACCAAGTAAACATGAAGTGCAGGTACGCAGAATGGTTCATGTTGGTTTCTCCGCCTTGGTCTTTGCAGTGATTGTCATCTTTAGAATTCTACAAGATGATAGTGTGGTAACTACTGTATTTAAGGTGGCAGGTTATACCTACGGACCTTTGTTGGGCTTATTTGCATTCGGTTTGTCTAATAAACGAGTAATCAAAGATAAGTGGGTGCCTCTGATTTGTATTTTATCACCCTTACTTTCTTGGGTACTGAATACTTACTCACAAGAGTTGTTCTGGGGATACCAATTTGGTTTTGAAATATTGTTAGTAAATGCAGTCTTTACAATGATAGGACTTTGGATAGTGTCAAGTCGAAAAGAATTAAGGAGTTAA
- a CDS encoding exo-beta-N-acetylmuramidase NamZ family protein, giving the protein MYTKLLFVLSLFSFLGWACQEQTKNRATVEVTDERESEIICGADQLDVYLPSLEGKKVALVVNHTSVVDGTHLVDTLLSRGVKIKTIFAPEHGFRGKADAGAKVNDSLDPETGLPIISLYGKLKKPSIEMLKDIDLVIFDIQDVGVRFYTYISTMYYVMEACAEQGKKLLILDRPNPLGDYTAGPILNPDFKSFVGIVPIPVVHGLTVGELAQMINGENWMETEAKCDLEVVKVQNYDHQKQYILPIKPSPNLPNHQSIRLYPSLCFFEPTVVSIGRGTNFPFQVIGYPDENLGDFSFTPIPIKGASMYPKLQDKKCYGLDLRNSGDAKFTLSYFMDWYQKMDSLGHEKFIDRPKFMDLLAGTDVLRKQIESGTSLKEIEDSWTSDLAAYNQMREKYLLYPN; this is encoded by the coding sequence ATGTATACGAAATTACTGTTTGTACTAAGTCTTTTCTCTTTTTTGGGTTGGGCTTGTCAAGAGCAAACAAAAAATAGAGCTACGGTAGAGGTCACTGACGAACGTGAGTCTGAGATTATTTGTGGAGCAGATCAGCTAGATGTTTATCTCCCTTCTCTTGAAGGAAAAAAGGTAGCTTTAGTTGTGAATCACACCTCAGTAGTGGATGGAACACATCTTGTCGATACTTTACTAAGTCGTGGAGTAAAAATCAAAACCATTTTTGCCCCAGAACATGGTTTTAGAGGAAAAGCTGATGCAGGTGCGAAAGTAAATGACAGTCTTGACCCTGAAACAGGTTTGCCTATTATTTCTCTTTATGGAAAGCTGAAAAAGCCTTCTATTGAGATGTTGAAAGATATTGATCTAGTCATCTTTGACATCCAAGATGTAGGAGTTCGATTCTATACTTACATAAGTACCATGTATTATGTAATGGAGGCTTGTGCCGAGCAAGGGAAAAAACTACTCATTTTAGACCGACCAAATCCATTAGGAGACTATACCGCAGGCCCTATTTTAAATCCCGATTTCAAATCTTTTGTAGGGATTGTACCCATACCTGTAGTACATGGGCTTACAGTTGGCGAGCTTGCGCAAATGATCAATGGGGAAAACTGGATGGAAACAGAAGCTAAATGTGACCTAGAAGTTGTAAAAGTCCAAAATTACGACCATCAGAAGCAATACATTCTTCCTATTAAACCTTCACCAAATCTTCCAAATCATCAATCGATCAGACTTTATCCGTCTTTGTGCTTTTTTGAGCCTACAGTGGTAAGTATTGGTAGAGGTACAAATTTCCCTTTTCAAGTTATTGGCTATCCCGATGAAAATCTTGGTGATTTTAGCTTTACACCTATTCCAATAAAAGGAGCGTCTATGTATCCGAAACTTCAAGATAAAAAGTGTTATGGGCTAGATCTTCGCAATTCTGGAGACGCTAAGTTTACGCTTTCTTATTTTATGGATTGGTATCAAAAAATGGATAGTCTAGGGCATGAGAAATTTATAGATCGTCCGAAGTTTATGGATTTATTAGCTGGTACAGATGTATTGAGGAAGCAAATAGAGTCGGGAACTTCTTTAAAAGAAATTGAAGATTCTTGGACTTCTGACCTTGCAGCTTACAATCAGATGAGAGAAAAATACCTTCTTTACCCTAATTAG
- a CDS encoding glycerate kinase family protein has translation MNILIAIDSFKECLNSSEISEAIATGISKVDSCISITQRSLADGGEGTLNAFNDSLKNRVKLSTLDPLGRRIDAEYGILKTNTVIIELAQASGLELLTKEEQNPLITSTFGTGLLLKKAIEEGYRNFIIGLGGSATNDAATGLLKALGFQFLDHDKSVIEKEGGQILESICYIDNSQVIEYLDECTFTLACDVQNPFSGKNGAAYIFSPQKGATREDVEILDRGLVSFSEVIKKEIGIDINPIEGAGAAGGVGGGLVALLNAKIKSGIELIIENIGLEEHIKNADLVYTGEGKLDKQTLQGKVPVGIAKICMKHNTPVIGIGGVIDLDAIEGLNQHFTALFSIQTEPCSKELAMQPDYAKQRCENIGMQSFKLVKAFK, from the coding sequence ATGAATATCTTAATTGCCATAGACAGCTTTAAGGAATGTTTGAATTCTTCCGAAATATCAGAAGCTATTGCTACAGGCATCTCTAAAGTGGATAGCTGTATTTCTATTACCCAAAGAAGCTTAGCTGATGGTGGTGAAGGAACTTTAAATGCGTTTAATGACAGTTTAAAAAACAGAGTTAAGCTATCGACACTCGATCCTCTCGGACGAAGAATCGATGCTGAATATGGAATTCTAAAAACTAACACCGTCATCATTGAACTAGCACAAGCTTCGGGTTTGGAGTTACTTACCAAAGAAGAACAAAACCCTCTGATTACCTCTACTTTTGGAACAGGTTTGCTCCTAAAAAAAGCAATAGAAGAAGGATATCGCAATTTTATCATTGGCTTAGGAGGAAGTGCTACAAATGATGCAGCTACAGGTTTATTGAAAGCTCTTGGGTTTCAATTTCTAGATCATGACAAATCAGTCATCGAAAAAGAAGGTGGGCAAATTTTGGAAAGCATTTGCTACATAGATAATTCTCAAGTGATTGAATATTTAGATGAATGTACTTTCACACTTGCTTGTGATGTTCAAAACCCTTTCAGTGGAAAAAATGGTGCTGCATATATTTTTTCACCTCAAAAAGGTGCAACAAGAGAAGACGTTGAAATACTTGATCGAGGTCTGGTTTCTTTTTCAGAAGTCATTAAAAAAGAAATTGGAATTGACATTAATCCGATTGAAGGTGCTGGCGCTGCTGGTGGAGTTGGAGGAGGATTAGTCGCATTGCTCAATGCAAAGATCAAATCGGGAATTGAGCTAATTATTGAGAATATAGGCTTAGAAGAGCATATAAAAAACGCAGATTTGGTTTACACAGGAGAAGGTAAATTAGACAAACAAACCTTGCAAGGTAAAGTACCTGTCGGAATTGCTAAAATCTGTATGAAACACAATACACCTGTCATCGGAATTGGAGGGGTAATTGACCTTGATGCTATTGAAGGATTAAATCAACATTTTACAGCATTATTTTCCATTCAAACAGAACCTTGTTCAAAAGAACTTGCGATGCAGCCAGATTATGCAAAACAACGATGTGAAAATATCGGAATGCAAAGTTTTAAATTAGTCAAAGCATTTAAGTAA
- a CDS encoding DUF1835 domain-containing protein, producing the protein MKQTTLHILNGDSTAEIFKQTAIEGDICVCREVLCDGPLSKKLFDRPFWEMRSNFFQDYFEVDALEYVAKSSETFKNLHHINDYQQVYLWFEYDLFCQMNMLAVLAFIAENLKEGVSLQLICTGYDESENKWKTLSDFSPKAYSKLMSNSLEISMADLQLISRVWKYYLAQDYKAIFNLENECKLSFPYLIPALKLQMKRYPSVVNGLSELENSMLTFVQKHNGIPDRKIVREMLLTKDQYGLGDLQYFNYMDKLAVFFDQKDEEVSLNELGLKVLNGEKFIFDKMKDYPFPADDYSYNPMTETLDK; encoded by the coding sequence ATGAAACAGACAACACTACATATTCTTAATGGAGATTCTACTGCTGAAATTTTCAAGCAAACAGCGATTGAAGGAGATATTTGTGTTTGTCGAGAAGTATTGTGCGATGGGCCATTGAGTAAAAAACTTTTTGATCGTCCATTTTGGGAAATGAGATCAAATTTCTTTCAAGATTACTTTGAGGTTGATGCACTAGAATATGTAGCAAAAAGCAGTGAGACATTTAAGAATCTGCATCATATAAATGATTATCAGCAGGTTTATTTATGGTTTGAGTATGATTTATTCTGTCAGATGAATATGCTAGCTGTTTTGGCTTTCATAGCTGAAAATTTAAAGGAGGGAGTAAGCCTTCAATTGATTTGTACGGGCTATGATGAATCAGAAAATAAATGGAAGACACTGAGTGATTTTTCTCCTAAAGCATATTCAAAATTAATGAGTAACAGCCTTGAAATTTCTATGGCTGACCTTCAGCTTATTTCAAGAGTTTGGAAGTATTATTTAGCACAAGACTATAAAGCTATTTTTAATTTAGAAAATGAGTGCAAGCTTAGTTTTCCATACTTAATTCCAGCGCTCAAACTTCAAATGAAGAGGTATCCATCGGTAGTTAATGGTTTAAGTGAGTTAGAAAATTCGATGCTGACTTTTGTTCAGAAACATAATGGAATACCCGATAGGAAAATTGTCCGAGAAATGCTTTTGACCAAAGATCAATATGGTTTAGGTGATCTTCAGTATTTCAATTATATGGATAAGTTAGCTGTGTTTTTTGATCAAAAAGATGAAGAGGTTTCTTTGAATGAGCTTGGTCTTAAAGTGTTGAATGGAGAGAAATTTATTTTCGATAAGATGAAAGATTACCCTTTTCCAGCCGATGACTATTCATACAATCCGATGACTGAGACTTTAGATAAATAA
- a CDS encoding sigma-54 interaction domain-containing protein, with translation MYDQEIQSVKQRFGIIGNSPKLNHAIQVAVQVASTDLTVLITGENGSGKESFSKIIHQLGQRKHGQFIAINCGAIPEGTIDSELFGHEKGAFTGAQEARKGYFEVTNGGTIFLDEIGEMPLKTQTRLLRVLENKEFIRVGSSKVQKTDVRVVAATNRDLMEQVEKGKFREDLYYRLNTVPIIVPPLRERENDILLLFRKFASDFAERYRVKPIMLTDEAKEIVLNFRFPGNIRQLKNLVEQVSVLEIDRNIDATTISKYLPSESRRMMPALVPNKEEDKGLNERDLLYKVLFDMRKDMTELKKMVLQMAQEGGQAAPQLIKDNHHLFNDIETDDAYDSNHLIEEVPTVQPTTPSLPSTYMIQPSEERIEPRKAVDYDKVEDIIHETEDESFSLQKQEKEMIVKALRKNNNKRKYAARDLGISERTLYRKIKQYEIED, from the coding sequence GTGTACGATCAAGAAATACAATCCGTTAAGCAGCGTTTCGGAATTATCGGAAACTCACCCAAACTCAATCATGCTATTCAAGTAGCTGTGCAAGTGGCTAGTACTGACCTTACAGTTCTCATCACTGGTGAAAATGGTAGTGGTAAGGAATCCTTTTCCAAAATAATACATCAGCTTGGTCAGCGCAAACATGGACAATTTATCGCGATCAACTGTGGAGCTATTCCTGAAGGAACAATAGACTCAGAGTTATTTGGACATGAAAAAGGCGCATTTACAGGTGCTCAAGAAGCTCGTAAAGGATATTTTGAGGTAACTAATGGCGGTACAATTTTCTTAGATGAAATAGGCGAAATGCCACTCAAAACGCAAACACGTTTATTGAGGGTTTTAGAAAATAAAGAATTCATTCGTGTCGGTTCTTCAAAAGTTCAAAAGACAGATGTACGTGTGGTTGCTGCCACAAACCGTGATCTGATGGAACAGGTTGAAAAAGGGAAATTTAGAGAAGACCTTTACTACCGACTTAATACTGTACCTATCATAGTTCCTCCATTAAGAGAACGAGAAAACGATATATTATTACTGTTTAGAAAGTTTGCTAGTGACTTTGCCGAAAGATATCGCGTAAAGCCAATTATGCTGACTGACGAGGCAAAAGAAATAGTTTTAAACTTCAGATTTCCTGGAAACATTCGTCAGCTAAAAAACTTAGTTGAACAAGTTTCTGTACTCGAAATCGATAGAAATATAGATGCGACTACCATCAGTAAATACTTACCGAGTGAATCGCGTAGAATGATGCCTGCCTTAGTTCCAAACAAGGAAGAAGACAAAGGGCTCAATGAACGTGACCTGCTATACAAAGTTCTGTTTGATATGCGAAAAGACATGACAGAACTTAAAAAGATGGTATTGCAGATGGCGCAAGAAGGAGGACAGGCGGCTCCACAACTGATTAAAGATAATCATCACCTTTTCAACGATATTGAGACTGATGATGCTTACGATTCAAATCATCTGATAGAAGAAGTACCAACGGTTCAACCAACGACACCTTCTCTTCCTTCAACTTACATGATTCAACCTTCTGAAGAGCGTATCGAACCACGTAAAGCGGTAGATTACGACAAAGTTGAAGATATCATTCATGAAACTGAGGACGAATCTTTCTCTCTTCAGAAACAAGAGAAAGAGATGATTGTAAAAGCACTAAGAAAGAATAACAACAAACGAAAATATGCGGCTAGAGATCTTGGTATCTCTGAACGTACGCTATATAGAAAAATCAAACAATATGAGATTGAGGATTAA